In Stieleria varia, one genomic interval encodes:
- a CDS encoding RNA polymerase sigma factor → MKHAEDVAAWNDFVSIYAPVIFRVACRHGFQNADAENLIQEVLLAISRALPRWLQREDRGSFRAWLLKIARNEAIDMLTRRATRPIGKDGLEAERLLAEVPDPRRDLSSQFDLEYEQAVFQWAAAQVRDSVSDSTWQSFCLTHVEGLSVDMAAKQLNMRTGTVYVARGRVMNRIQELVKQFEDKR, encoded by the coding sequence TTGAAACATGCCGAAGATGTGGCGGCATGGAATGACTTCGTCTCCATCTATGCACCTGTCATTTTCCGTGTCGCGTGCCGACATGGGTTTCAGAACGCCGATGCTGAGAACTTGATCCAAGAGGTTCTGCTCGCCATTTCTCGTGCCCTACCGCGATGGCTGCAGCGCGAGGACCGAGGCAGCTTTCGAGCCTGGTTGCTCAAGATTGCTCGCAATGAAGCGATAGACATGCTAACGCGGCGAGCCACTCGCCCCATCGGTAAGGATGGACTTGAGGCCGAGCGACTGTTGGCCGAAGTCCCAGACCCGCGCCGCGATCTCTCCTCCCAATTCGACCTCGAATATGAACAAGCCGTTTTTCAATGGGCCGCTGCTCAGGTTCGCGACTCGGTGTCGGACTCAACTTGGCAGTCCTTTTGCCTGACTCATGTCGAAGGTCTGTCGGTCGACATGGCTGCGAAACAATTGAACATGCGAACCGGGACCGTCTACGTCGCTCGAGGTCGAGTGATGAACCGCATTCAAGAACTTGTCAAACAGTTTGAGGACAAACGATGA
- a CDS encoding protein kinase domain-containing protein has protein sequence MTENNAHPSRAQLSAYNLGQLRPDEASTIESHISVCEPCCDTILSLSSDDTFVGLLKEARQLPVDPTLEHDSRETTPSSFRGDIPPELADHPRYEIVRLIGKGGMGDVYEAIHRKMERKVALKVINRELFQMPEVVNRFHREVKTAAQLAHPNVVTSHDADQAGEFHFLVMEYVNGVDLSHIVKQRGALPIAEACDYMRQAATGLQHAHECGMVHRDIKPHNLMVTADGTTKILDFGLASLTPEAAPTAGAAKARSDLTLAGVIMGTPDFISPEQANDARQVDIRSDIYSLGATLYYLLSGGVPFGDGSVKDKLKSLAQVEPAPLDALRNDVPKDLAAIASRMMAKDPNERYLTPKEVAHALESFLQTWKPVEEISQGQEPTSGGNMSGSGGIESRVGDAGWDWRLVMARIFFAIACILVALISFEAWTFDPGFSDLNRNRVAAYLLATLCLSIMAGVLYRRSKSTLRQPKGVARRRFGLTATEAPALVAVLAAVLFYAQGSNVALVRGLGKVVPLNPKDRLQTVNSPVDGFVHRTSETFVAGGTVKRDETLMEIDRNDADLVAQLTAQAEQLEKKLATEKTKAELNDDKAMQQDAMAQVEALEKEIFEIRHKASQVERLLIKAPRDGTLNRLNVFDQGKAVKVGDELFTIGPQTWKAAVELWVSGYDVTRVQQGDRVRLEFEGWPTVGTVGFFGGEVLSISPGADDAGMFRVLIKEAAKNSWPDDRYLRPGVRVNCCVISEGR, from the coding sequence ATGACCGAAAACAACGCCCATCCCAGTCGTGCGCAACTAAGTGCTTACAACCTGGGGCAACTTCGCCCGGATGAAGCAAGTACGATCGAGAGTCACATCAGCGTATGTGAGCCGTGCTGCGATACGATCCTCAGTCTGTCATCCGACGACACGTTTGTCGGCCTACTGAAGGAAGCTCGGCAGCTACCGGTCGATCCGACCCTGGAGCACGACAGCCGCGAAACGACGCCGTCTTCGTTTCGCGGAGACATTCCCCCTGAACTGGCCGATCATCCTCGGTACGAGATCGTCCGACTGATTGGCAAAGGTGGCATGGGGGATGTCTATGAGGCAATTCACCGCAAGATGGAACGCAAAGTGGCGTTGAAGGTGATCAACCGCGAACTGTTTCAAATGCCCGAGGTGGTGAATCGATTCCACCGCGAAGTGAAGACCGCGGCGCAGCTCGCGCACCCCAATGTCGTTACATCGCATGACGCCGATCAAGCCGGCGAGTTTCACTTCTTGGTGATGGAATACGTCAATGGAGTTGACTTGTCACACATTGTGAAACAGCGAGGAGCCTTGCCGATCGCGGAGGCATGCGACTACATGCGACAGGCCGCGACGGGACTGCAGCACGCTCATGAGTGTGGCATGGTGCATCGCGATATCAAGCCACACAACCTGATGGTGACTGCGGATGGGACGACCAAGATCCTCGATTTCGGACTCGCATCCCTGACGCCCGAAGCCGCCCCAACCGCAGGTGCTGCTAAAGCTCGCTCGGACTTAACGCTAGCGGGCGTCATCATGGGGACTCCAGATTTCATCTCGCCCGAGCAAGCCAATGATGCTCGGCAAGTCGACATTCGCAGCGACATCTACAGCCTCGGAGCAACTCTCTATTACCTGCTGTCCGGTGGAGTGCCGTTTGGCGATGGCAGCGTCAAGGACAAGCTCAAGAGTCTTGCACAGGTCGAACCGGCTCCGTTGGATGCATTGCGCAACGACGTGCCGAAGGACCTTGCGGCTATCGCGTCGAGGATGATGGCGAAGGATCCCAATGAGCGGTATCTCACGCCGAAGGAAGTTGCACATGCTCTAGAGTCGTTCCTGCAAACTTGGAAACCGGTTGAAGAAATCTCGCAAGGACAAGAACCGACAAGTGGTGGGAACATGTCCGGCTCAGGCGGAATAGAATCGAGAGTAGGCGATGCCGGATGGGACTGGCGGTTGGTGATGGCGAGGATTTTCTTTGCCATCGCTTGTATTCTCGTTGCACTGATTTCTTTTGAAGCATGGACCTTTGATCCAGGATTTTCTGATCTTAATCGCAATCGCGTCGCGGCCTACTTACTCGCCACGCTGTGCCTGTCGATCATGGCGGGAGTTTTATACCGGCGATCGAAATCGACCCTTAGACAACCCAAAGGCGTCGCTCGTCGCCGCTTCGGGTTGACGGCTACTGAAGCCCCGGCTCTTGTCGCGGTCCTCGCCGCAGTGTTGTTCTACGCGCAAGGTAGCAATGTGGCGTTGGTTCGGGGGCTGGGCAAGGTAGTGCCGCTCAATCCAAAGGATCGACTGCAAACCGTAAATTCACCAGTCGACGGATTCGTACATCGAACAAGCGAAACCTTCGTGGCGGGCGGCACAGTAAAGCGTGATGAAACCCTAATGGAAATCGACCGCAATGATGCCGATTTGGTTGCCCAATTGACGGCCCAGGCTGAGCAACTCGAGAAGAAACTGGCAACTGAGAAGACGAAAGCGGAATTGAACGACGACAAGGCCATGCAGCAGGATGCAATGGCTCAAGTCGAGGCCCTTGAAAAAGAAATTTTTGAGATCAGACACAAGGCTTCACAAGTTGAGAGATTATTGATTAAAGCACCTCGTGATGGGACGTTGAATCGACTAAACGTTTTTGATCAGGGGAAGGCAGTCAAAGTGGGCGACGAACTGTTCACGATCGGTCCGCAGACTTGGAAAGCGGCGGTCGAACTATGGGTCTCGGGCTACGATGTGACGCGAGTGCAGCAAGGTGACCGTGTTCGATTGGAGTTTGAAGGCTGGCCAACCGTAGGAACCGTTGGCTTTTTTGGAGGTGAAGTCCTCAGCATTTCCCCCGGTGCCGACGACGCAGGAATGTTTCGAGTTCTCATCAAAGAGGCCGCCAAGAATTCATGGCCGGATGATCGTTATCTTCGTCCAGGTGTACGGGTGAATTGTTGTGTCATTAGCGAAGGCCGCTAG
- a CDS encoding RNA polymerase sigma factor: protein MLLTVDNAVRKVHFNMHETSLSLLERLRDSPQNEDWNWLAGLYTPLIHLWLRRYDVQDSDAHDLVQEVLLAVSKDLGTFEHHGQPGAFRGWLKAILINRLRKFWRARDRRPQASDDSAIEARLAQLDDPASELSRIWNREHDQYVLRQLLSLADPHFEPTTWLAFCRVALEGAKADDVAQEMGISRNAVIIAKCRVLNRLRQEAEGLIESSSGYFCQ from the coding sequence ATGCTGCTGACAGTGGACAATGCCGTGCGAAAGGTCCACTTCAATATGCACGAAACCTCGCTTAGTCTTCTCGAACGTCTGCGTGATTCCCCTCAAAACGAGGATTGGAATTGGCTGGCGGGGCTCTACACGCCTTTGATTCACCTATGGTTGCGAAGGTACGACGTTCAAGACAGCGATGCGCACGACCTGGTTCAAGAAGTCTTGTTAGCCGTATCGAAGGATCTCGGCACGTTCGAGCATCATGGGCAACCGGGGGCTTTTCGTGGATGGCTGAAGGCGATTTTGATCAATCGATTGCGGAAATTTTGGCGAGCAAGGGACCGCCGTCCACAGGCATCAGACGACTCGGCTATCGAAGCGCGATTGGCACAATTAGACGACCCGGCCAGCGAATTGAGTCGGATCTGGAATCGCGAACACGACCAATATGTGCTTCGCCAACTGCTGTCGCTTGCTGATCCGCACTTCGAGCCGACTACCTGGCTGGCGTTCTGCCGCGTCGCATTAGAAGGGGCGAAGGCGGACGACGTCGCTCAGGAAATGGGAATTTCTCGGAATGCCGTCATCATCGCGAAGTGCCGTGTCCTGAACAGGTTACGCCAAGAGGCTGAGGGGTTGATCGAATCTTCTTCGGGTTATTTTTGCCAATAG
- a CDS encoding serine/threonine-protein kinase, with product MIHHQPDQQLCDDDELIAVLRDGEDAAEHKDVVEHIEQCPRCQKRFDELAAGAQDWSKARQAILNDDPCPENRVGSAKWDYSLRNEGPVAWTESMASQLLSPASHPELLGRLGRYDVERLIGSGGMGIVFKAHDSELNRPVAIKILAPYLSSSGPARKRFAREARAAAAVVHEHVVPIYNVETDRETPFLVMHYIAGESLQGRIDREGGLELCEILRIGMQVASGLSAAHQQGLVHRDIKPSNILMEQGVERALITDFGLARAADDASLTRTGFHPGTPQYMSPEQAAGEQVDARSDLFSLGSVLYTMCTGRPPFRAETSLGVLRRITDVEPRPIREINPTIPDWLCSIISKLMAKKADDRFASAMEVAELLEDCLAHVQQPSTARLPEGLLEKPGSRLSTIRLRKFGVYAMLAVVSSFVLSMLLMQPPEKTPQDDVPATATQAEDVVTKQVFPAEVVNEVHIEHSQPLFGVWTVEKIVSSGEVVPADKAPGEIEFRGNQMIWKRTGKTAGADKVFEFELDMSKSPHWLTFRSQDPKRPQPVLALLDTSGRYQSYQELGNSPGAEEQLPQLRIFSLRDADGNPSAERPTQIGTGEEPGTDLIVLKLKSPFIDTMQVYPIGDAISDSLFVDIPTINAESPASEMVKAKIAAEADLLVKQIEKSFGPCNLIDFDPSSMALVIDHNASAHDKISQFLQLRAPSAKKPIRLSVIGVSSEWMAEKHQEQFERWFGNAKTLSSEEVANVRSWQSTFLQTVGNDVQLTAGKPYTYTPKHSRIPVTIMARHLAQQDSECGMLQVRLDMSGTDGSRTSVVGSLSLDDSGSGLVLHQHGSDNFFWLVVPLFEAHKSN from the coding sequence ATGATTCACCATCAGCCAGATCAACAGCTTTGTGACGATGACGAACTCATCGCCGTGTTGCGTGATGGCGAGGATGCTGCGGAGCACAAGGATGTGGTCGAGCACATCGAGCAATGCCCGCGATGTCAGAAGCGCTTTGATGAACTGGCGGCCGGTGCGCAAGATTGGAGCAAAGCACGTCAGGCTATCTTGAACGACGATCCCTGTCCAGAAAACCGAGTCGGCTCAGCCAAGTGGGATTATTCTCTGCGAAACGAAGGGCCAGTGGCCTGGACCGAGTCGATGGCCAGCCAGTTGCTTTCGCCGGCGTCTCATCCCGAGTTGCTTGGTCGCCTAGGCCGCTACGATGTCGAACGACTGATTGGCTCGGGTGGCATGGGAATTGTCTTCAAGGCGCATGATTCGGAACTGAACCGCCCTGTCGCGATCAAGATTCTGGCTCCGTATCTTTCCAGCAGTGGTCCGGCTCGTAAACGTTTTGCACGTGAAGCCCGCGCTGCGGCGGCAGTCGTTCACGAACACGTCGTGCCAATTTACAACGTCGAGACCGACCGCGAGACACCGTTTTTGGTGATGCACTACATCGCGGGAGAATCGTTGCAAGGGAGAATCGATCGCGAGGGCGGGTTGGAATTGTGCGAGATTTTACGGATCGGAATGCAAGTAGCCTCTGGGCTCTCCGCCGCTCATCAACAAGGTCTGGTTCATCGCGACATCAAGCCATCGAACATACTGATGGAGCAAGGAGTCGAACGGGCATTGATCACCGACTTCGGCCTGGCTCGCGCTGCCGATGACGCCAGTTTAACGAGAACCGGATTCCATCCGGGTACTCCGCAATACATGTCGCCGGAGCAAGCAGCGGGCGAACAAGTCGATGCCCGCAGCGACTTGTTTAGTCTCGGCAGTGTGCTCTACACGATGTGTACCGGCCGCCCGCCGTTTCGTGCCGAGACAAGCCTCGGTGTTCTTCGTCGCATCACGGATGTCGAGCCGCGACCGATTCGTGAAATCAATCCAACTATTCCTGACTGGCTTTGTTCGATCATCAGCAAGCTCATGGCGAAGAAAGCAGACGATCGGTTCGCATCGGCAATGGAAGTCGCCGAGCTGCTCGAGGACTGCTTGGCTCATGTGCAACAGCCTTCAACCGCACGTTTGCCTGAAGGTCTTCTTGAAAAACCAGGGTCCCGCTTGTCCACGATTCGTCTTCGCAAATTTGGAGTCTACGCCATGCTCGCAGTCGTCAGCTCATTCGTTCTATCAATGCTGCTGATGCAGCCGCCGGAAAAGACGCCGCAAGACGACGTACCAGCGACTGCCACGCAGGCCGAGGATGTGGTGACAAAACAAGTATTCCCGGCGGAGGTAGTCAACGAGGTTCATATAGAACATTCCCAGCCGCTGTTCGGAGTTTGGACTGTCGAAAAGATCGTTTCTAGCGGCGAGGTCGTCCCAGCAGACAAGGCGCCTGGGGAAATCGAATTCCGGGGAAATCAGATGATCTGGAAACGAACGGGCAAGACTGCTGGAGCCGACAAGGTTTTCGAGTTCGAACTCGACATGTCCAAATCACCGCACTGGTTGACGTTTCGCTCTCAAGACCCGAAACGACCGCAGCCGGTGCTTGCGTTGCTGGATACTTCCGGACGCTATCAGTCATATCAAGAGCTAGGCAATTCACCTGGAGCCGAAGAGCAGTTGCCGCAACTGAGAATATTTTCGCTGCGTGATGCCGATGGGAATCCGTCAGCGGAACGCCCAACGCAAATTGGAACAGGCGAAGAACCTGGAACGGATTTGATCGTGCTGAAACTCAAGTCGCCGTTCATCGACACCATGCAAGTCTATCCGATTGGAGATGCAATTTCCGATTCGCTGTTTGTCGATATCCCGACGATCAACGCTGAGTCGCCTGCATCGGAAATGGTCAAGGCGAAAATCGCGGCCGAGGCCGATTTATTGGTCAAGCAAATCGAGAAGAGTTTCGGACCGTGCAACTTGATTGATTTCGATCCGTCGTCGATGGCTCTCGTGATTGATCATAACGCGAGTGCTCACGACAAGATCAGCCAGTTTCTGCAGTTGCGGGCTCCATCCGCTAAGAAACCGATTCGCCTCTCCGTCATCGGCGTCTCTTCAGAATGGATGGCAGAGAAACACCAGGAGCAATTCGAACGCTGGTTTGGAAATGCGAAAACGCTCAGTTCTGAGGAAGTTGCCAACGTTCGCTCATGGCAATCGACGTTCCTGCAAACGGTCGGCAATGACGTGCAGCTTACAGCGGGCAAACCCTACACTTACACCCCGAAACACAGTCGGATACCGGTGACAATCATGGCACGGCATCTTGCTCAACAAGACTCTGAGTGCGGGATGTTGCAGGTACGTTTGGATATGTCTGGCACGGACGGTTCGCGAACTTCGGTGGTTGGCTCACTTTCACTGGACGATTCGGGTAGTGGTTTAGTTCTCCATCAACACGGCTCTGACAATTTCTTTTGGCTAGTTGTGCCTCTGTTCGAGGCTCATAAATCAAACTGA